From Bacteroidota bacterium, one genomic window encodes:
- the pdxA gene encoding 4-hydroxythreonine-4-phosphate dehydrogenase PdxA, translated as MSAEKIKVGFSIGDINGIGPEIIVRALEDHRILKLCTPVIYASNRLISYFKKNMNAEGFNYSSCNSAAEANPKTINIINCIVDDIQIQTGEINKSGARAAYISLDAAVNDLIAGEIQALVTAPIHKQNMQQEGFQFNGHTGYLTHRCNATESLMILTANEIRIALVTEHLPIKEVASIITKERIVSKLQLLNNTLRQDFGIDKPTIAVLGLNPHSGDNGLIGMEETEIIIPAIEAIQKQGILAVGPFSADGFFGNNAYRKFDAILAMYHDQGLIPFKTLAFEEGVNFTAGLPVIRTSPDHGTAFDIAGKDLADHSSLLAAIFTAIDIWQQRSNFKENRSNPLKRNLLEAE; from the coding sequence ATGTCTGCAGAAAAGATAAAAGTAGGTTTTTCAATTGGTGATATAAATGGTATCGGGCCGGAAATAATTGTGCGGGCATTGGAAGATCACCGTATATTAAAATTATGTACTCCAGTTATATATGCTTCAAATAGATTGATATCCTATTTCAAAAAAAATATGAATGCAGAGGGATTTAATTATTCCTCGTGCAATAGTGCCGCTGAAGCAAATCCAAAAACAATAAATATTATCAATTGTATTGTAGATGATATCCAGATCCAAACGGGTGAAATAAATAAATCCGGAGCACGTGCAGCATATATTTCTTTGGATGCTGCTGTAAATGATCTTATAGCTGGCGAGATTCAGGCATTGGTAACTGCTCCCATTCATAAGCAAAATATGCAACAAGAAGGATTTCAGTTTAATGGGCATACCGGCTATTTAACACATCGTTGCAATGCCACCGAAAGTTTAATGATACTTACCGCAAATGAAATTCGTATTGCCCTGGTAACTGAACATTTGCCAATAAAGGAGGTTGCTTCCATTATTACAAAAGAGCGTATCGTTAGCAAATTGCAATTATTAAATAATACATTGCGACAAGACTTTGGAATAGATAAACCTACAATTGCGGTATTAGGGTTAAACCCTCACTCCGGAGATAATGGATTAATTGGAATGGAAGAAACAGAGATAATAATTCCAGCAATTGAAGCAATTCAAAAACAAGGAATACTTGCGGTTGGGCCATTTTCTGCTGACGGATTCTTTGGCAATAATGCATATCGAAAATTCGATGCAATCCTTGCCATGTATCACGATCAGGGTCTTATTCCATTTAAAACCCTCGCCTTTGAAGAAGGAGTAAACTTTACTGCGGGATTGCCTGTGATAAGAACATCCCCAGACCACGGAACCGCCTTTGATATAGCAGGTAAAGATTTAGCAGATCATTCCTCATTACTCGCAGCAATATTTACAGCAATAGATATCTGGCAGCAACGCTCCAATTTTAAAGAAAACAGAAGTAATCCCCTCAAAAGAAATTTATTAGAAGCAGAATAA
- the rsmA gene encoding ribosomal RNA small subunit methyltransferase A: MNRFKTKKSLGQHFLNDDQIALQIVEALQPVLTDGKVIEIGPGLGVLTKFLIKKYPDQFYISEIDDRILKLASTQWQLEQNKILAGDFLRLDLYTLRSKNIYLIGNFPYNISSQIVFHLLKYKDVVVLAVGMFQREMAKRITAKHGNKDYGVICVLTQAYYTTEYLFEVTPDKFSPPPKVHSAVIRLQRKNQTEMWNESLLRTIVKTAFNQRRKKLSNALASVEGALEILKKHDWEHLRAEQLSVEDYIQFTLELQHE, encoded by the coding sequence TTGAATCGCTTTAAAACGAAAAAATCACTCGGTCAACATTTTTTAAATGATGATCAAATTGCTTTGCAAATCGTAGAAGCTTTGCAACCTGTTTTGACAGATGGAAAAGTTATTGAAATTGGCCCAGGCTTAGGTGTGCTAACAAAGTTTCTTATAAAAAAATATCCCGATCAATTTTATATTTCTGAAATTGATGACCGTATTTTAAAGCTTGCTTCTACACAATGGCAATTGGAACAAAATAAAATATTAGCAGGAGATTTTTTAAGGCTTGATTTATATACATTGAGATCAAAAAATATTTATTTAATAGGAAATTTCCCTTACAATATTTCATCTCAAATTGTTTTTCATCTTCTCAAATATAAGGATGTTGTTGTATTGGCTGTGGGCATGTTTCAAAGGGAAATGGCAAAGCGCATTACTGCAAAACATGGCAATAAAGATTATGGGGTGATATGTGTTTTAACCCAGGCGTATTATACCACCGAATATCTTTTTGAAGTAACTCCCGATAAATTTTCTCCCCCACCCAAAGTGCATTCTGCTGTTATAAGATTGCAACGAAAAAATCAAACTGAGATGTGGAATGAATCTCTTTTACGAACGATTGTAAAAACAGCATTTAATCAGCGCCGAAAAAAATTGAGTAATGCATTAGCAAGCGTAGAAGGTGCTCTTGAAATATTGAAAAAACATGATTGGGAACATTTACGGGCAGAGCAACTGAGTGTGGAAGATTATATTCAGTTCACTTTAGAATTACAGCATGAGTAA
- the efp gene encoding elongation factor P yields MGTTADFRNGLCIEMNNDIWQVVEFLHVKPGKGNAFVRSKLKSLTTGKVLENTFSSGTNLDIVRVERRTCQYLYSDEYGMTFMNVETFEQVTLNNEMVDGRQFIKEGQEVDILFHAENEKPLLCELPAHIVLAITFAEPGVKGNTATNAYKNATVETGANIQVPLFVEEGDKIKIDTRTFAYMERVK; encoded by the coding sequence ATGGGAACAACTGCAGATTTTAGAAATGGCTTATGCATCGAAATGAATAATGATATTTGGCAAGTAGTAGAATTTCTACACGTAAAGCCGGGTAAAGGAAATGCATTTGTTAGAAGCAAATTAAAAAGCTTAACAACAGGTAAAGTGTTAGAAAATACTTTTTCTTCAGGGACGAATCTTGATATTGTAAGAGTTGAACGCCGTACTTGCCAATATCTATATTCAGATGAATATGGTATGACCTTCATGAATGTCGAAACTTTTGAGCAGGTAACTTTAAATAATGAAATGGTGGATGGACGTCAATTTATAAAAGAAGGTCAAGAGGTAGATATTTTATTCCATGCTGAAAATGAAAAACCTTTGCTTTGCGAACTTCCTGCACATATCGTTTTAGCAATTACATTTGCAGAGCCGGGTGTGAAAGGAAATACTGCAACAAATGCATATAAAAACGCTACTGTAGAAACGGGTGCTAACATTCAAGTGCCATTGTTTGTAGAAGAAGGTGATAAAATAAAAATAGATACCCGTACATTCGCTTATATGGAACGTGTAAAATAA
- a CDS encoding carboxypeptidase regulatory-like domain-containing protein, whose amino-acid sequence MNKFLYVFTLLIFVATTAFAQNGEIQGKVLDPKGEGIPFANVAVFKNGVLETGAVTDFDGNYSIPGLSPGTYDVEASYQGNKYRVTNIVVSSGIVFLKDIILNEGTTLDEIVIQYEAPLVDKGNTSTGGVVTKEDIQQIATRNVTSIAATKEGVYQSDEGGGLSIKGSRGDATEYVIDGVRVSGSLKLPQDAIEQLQVITGGVDPKYGDATGGFIAITTRGPSKVYNGSAEVATSTFLDPYNYNLASVFLTGPIITQNKGKDNEVAKFGFFIAAEGEWEKDSDPSAIGNYKIQDDIMNDLIANPLKPAVSGAGFNKSSEFITFDDMEDVAYKQNVNSGGISLSTRFDYKLSQTTNLQLGLTWRGFDANNYVRSFALFNSENNPISDQNTYRGFLRFTQRFPEKKGADGEKESIVGNAFYNIQVDYTKYYGTTQDETHGMNPFNYGYVGEFNTLRAPVYGYGADPTTGLNGWLLAGYADTLVEYTPGTLNPELSTYTTQYYNESLFDPRSLFDIQLGGGLLNGDAYVQGTNVYGMWWNAGVPYSNYFKQNNDQYGLTFNAAIDLKSRKKSSNVSKHSIEFGFEFQQQVQRLYQVTPIGLWTLSRQLANRHITNLDTDNPILVIDGQEYSYQEYLDSGLDFGEFDTIRYDRLFVAEDQTYFDQQLREKLNELGYNVSDQDYLNIDNLPVDVFSLDLFSADELLNNGNAFVFYNGYDILGNRLTTQPSFNDFWTAENEDGIKTRPIGAFRPVYTAGYIQDRFNFNDIIFRVGVRVDRYDANRSVLKDKYSLYEIYSVNEVDPALNPNGAHPGNIGSDYAVYVDDYNNPTQILGYRDEDTWYNSSGEEITDPRTIALSSSTGTITPYLVDPSTDIKSENFDPSTSFEDYKPQVSVMPRIAFSFPISKETNREALFFAHYDILTQRPPTGTSATAYDYYYFQENVNNVFDNPDLKPEKTIDYQIGFQQQLNESSVLKISAFYRELRDMVQIISVPYAVPVQYTTYGNIDFGTVKGISIAYDIARRTRNLKISTSYTLQFADGTGSSATSQLNLVGSGQPNLRAIIPLNYDSRHNIKVVMDYRFDNPMGGQPTWMNNIGLNMTFNARSGEPYTRQSNPTATQFGDDRNTNLDGTVNGSRLPWHFRADMKLDKSWGFSVGKESKERMVNMNVYLWIQNLFNTENILAVYGYTGNPLDDGYLSSAYGAETIEGQVNAASFTDLYTARMQNPDNYSIPRRIRIGLSFDF is encoded by the coding sequence ATGAATAAATTCTTATACGTATTTACTCTACTAATATTTGTTGCAACTACGGCCTTTGCTCAAAACGGTGAAATACAAGGAAAGGTACTTGATCCAAAGGGTGAAGGAATTCCATTTGCGAATGTGGCTGTTTTTAAGAATGGCGTATTGGAAACAGGTGCTGTTACTGATTTTGACGGGAATTATTCTATTCCGGGCTTAAGTCCGGGTACTTATGATGTGGAAGCTTCCTATCAAGGTAATAAATATCGAGTAACCAATATCGTGGTTTCTTCAGGTATTGTTTTTCTTAAAGATATAATCCTAAATGAGGGAACAACACTTGATGAAATAGTGATCCAATATGAAGCACCTTTAGTAGATAAAGGAAATACTTCTACAGGAGGCGTTGTAACAAAGGAGGATATACAACAAATTGCTACCAGGAATGTAACTTCTATTGCTGCCACAAAAGAAGGTGTTTATCAAAGTGATGAAGGTGGTGGCTTAAGCATTAAGGGTTCCAGAGGTGATGCAACTGAATATGTTATTGACGGTGTAAGGGTATCAGGCTCTTTAAAATTACCACAGGATGCTATTGAACAATTACAAGTAATTACCGGTGGTGTAGATCCAAAGTACGGAGACGCCACTGGTGGATTTATTGCAATTACAACTAGAGGACCTTCCAAAGTTTATAATGGTAGTGCTGAAGTAGCTACATCTACATTTTTAGACCCTTATAATTATAATCTTGCTTCTGTATTTCTTACTGGTCCTATCATTACCCAAAACAAGGGAAAGGATAATGAAGTAGCCAAGTTCGGATTTTTTATAGCTGCAGAAGGCGAATGGGAAAAAGACTCAGACCCTTCAGCAATTGGCAATTATAAAATCCAAGACGATATAATGAATGATCTTATTGCAAATCCACTTAAGCCGGCAGTTTCTGGAGCAGGATTTAATAAAAGCTCTGAATTCATAACATTTGATGATATGGAGGATGTTGCATATAAGCAGAATGTGAATTCAGGAGGTATCTCACTCTCCACACGTTTTGATTATAAACTAAGTCAAACAACTAATCTTCAGCTCGGATTGACCTGGAGAGGATTTGATGCAAATAATTATGTAAGAAGTTTTGCGCTTTTTAATTCAGAGAATAATCCTATTTCAGACCAAAATACTTATCGTGGATTTTTGAGATTTACCCAACGTTTTCCTGAAAAGAAAGGAGCAGATGGTGAAAAAGAAAGTATAGTTGGAAATGCATTCTATAATATTCAAGTAGACTATACCAAGTATTATGGAACCACACAAGACGAAACTCATGGTATGAATCCATTTAATTATGGATATGTAGGTGAATTTAATACTTTGAGAGCTCCAGTTTACGGATATGGAGCTGATCCAACAACTGGTCTGAACGGTTGGCTCCTTGCAGGTTATGCCGATACACTTGTTGAATATACTCCGGGAACTCTTAACCCAGAATTAAGCACCTATACTACTCAGTATTACAATGAAAGTTTATTTGATCCACGCAGTTTGTTTGATATTCAATTAGGTGGTGGGTTACTAAATGGAGATGCATATGTACAAGGAACCAATGTGTATGGAATGTGGTGGAATGCAGGGGTGCCTTATAGTAATTATTTCAAGCAAAATAATGATCAATATGGTTTAACCTTTAATGCAGCAATAGATTTGAAGAGCAGGAAGAAATCATCTAACGTTTCTAAGCACTCCATTGAATTTGGATTTGAATTCCAACAACAAGTACAACGTTTATATCAAGTTACTCCAATTGGTTTATGGACCTTATCTCGCCAATTAGCAAATCGCCATATTACAAATTTGGATACCGATAATCCTATTTTAGTAATTGACGGACAAGAATATTCCTATCAGGAATATTTGGATTCAGGTTTGGACTTTGGTGAATTTGATACAATTCGTTACGATAGATTATTTGTGGCGGAAGATCAAACCTATTTTGATCAACAATTAAGAGAGAAATTGAATGAACTGGGATATAATGTGAGTGATCAGGATTATCTTAATATTGATAATCTTCCAGTTGATGTGTTTTCTTTAGACTTGTTTAGTGCAGATGAATTATTAAATAATGGTAATGCATTTGTTTTTTACAATGGTTATGATATTCTTGGAAACAGATTAACAACTCAACCTTCTTTTAATGATTTCTGGACTGCCGAAAACGAAGATGGAATTAAGACTAGACCAATTGGTGCTTTCCGTCCGGTTTATACAGCAGGTTATATTCAAGATCGCTTCAATTTTAACGATATCATTTTCCGTGTGGGAGTTCGTGTTGACAGATATGATGCAAACCGCAGTGTGTTAAAAGATAAATATTCATTATATGAAATTTATTCTGTAAATGAAGTGGATCCCGCTTTAAATCCAAATGGTGCGCATCCTGGAAATATTGGAAGTGATTATGCAGTCTATGTAGATGATTATAATAATCCTACTCAAATTTTAGGATATCGGGATGAGGATACTTGGTATAATTCAAGTGGAGAGGAAATTACAGATCCAAGAACTATTGCTTTGAGTTCATCTACTGGTACAATTACTCCTTATCTGGTGGATCCATCTACAGATATAAAGAGTGAGAATTTTGATCCAAGTACCTCTTTTGAAGATTATAAACCTCAAGTTTCAGTTATGCCGAGAATTGCATTCTCTTTCCCTATATCAAAAGAAACGAATAGAGAAGCCTTGTTCTTCGCCCATTATGATATATTAACACAAAGACCACCTACCGGAACCTCTGCTACCGCTTATGATTATTATTACTTTCAGGAAAATGTAAATAATGTATTCGATAATCCGGATTTAAAACCAGAGAAAACTATTGATTATCAAATTGGCTTCCAACAGCAATTAAATGAATCATCCGTTCTGAAAATCTCAGCTTTTTATAGAGAACTCAGAGATATGGTTCAAATTATCAGCGTACCTTATGCCGTACCAGTTCAATATACTACCTATGGTAATATAGATTTTGGAACAGTTAAAGGTATTTCCATTGCATATGATATTGCACGCAGGACGAGAAATTTAAAAATATCTACCAGCTATACCTTACAATTTGCAGATGGAACAGGTTCAAGTGCAACATCACAACTTAATCTTGTGGGTTCCGGTCAACCAAACCTTAGAGCAATAATTCCTTTAAACTATGATTCACGTCATAATATTAAAGTGGTAATGGATTATCGTTTTGATAATCCAATGGGAGGTCAGCCAACTTGGATGAATAATATTGGATTAAACATGACATTCAATGCTCGTTCTGGTGAACCATACACTCGTCAAAGCAATCCAACAGCTACTCAATTTGGTGATGATCGAAATACAAACCTTGATGGAACAGTAAATGGATCTAGATTGCCATGGCATTTTCGTGCAGATATGAAATTAGATAAATCTTGGGGTTTTTCAGTGGGTAAAGAATCAAAAGAACGCATGGTTAACATGAATGTGTATTTATGGATTCAGAATTTGTTTAACACAGAAAATATCTTAGCGGTTTATGGATATACCGGAAATCCATTAGATGATGGATATTTGAGTTCTGCTTATGGTGCTGAAACCATTGAAGGTCAGGTGAATGCTGCGTCATTTACTGATTTATATACAGCAAGAATGCAAAATCCTGATAATTATAGCATTCCTAGAAGAATTAGGATTGGGTTATCATTTGATTTTTAA
- the accC gene encoding acetyl-CoA carboxylase biotin carboxylase subunit, whose amino-acid sequence MFKKILIANRGEIALRIIRTAKEMGVKTVAVYSTADKESLPVRFADEAVCIGPPPSKDSYLSIPNIMAAAEITNADAIHPGYGFLSENQGFAEICKQYGIKFIGPQPEHIQVMGDKITAKETMRKAGVPVVPGSAGLLDSVSDAKKQAKKIGYPVILKATAGGGGKGMRIVWKESEIENAYASASAESKASFSNDALYMEKFVEEPRHIEIQVAGDQFGNACHLSERDCSIQRRHQKLVEESPSPFVDEAMREQMGDIAVRAAESIQYEGVGTIEFLVDKHRNFYFMEMNTRIQVEHPVTEEVVDYDLIKEQIKIAAGEKISGKNYYPLLHAMECRINAEDPSKGFMPCPGKIINFHSPKGHGVRVDTAVYAGYTIPPYYDSMIAKLICKARTRDEVILKMQRALDEFIVEGIKTTIPFHKKLMRDERFRAGKFDTSFLNNFDFSDLGD is encoded by the coding sequence ATGTTTAAAAAAATTCTGATAGCAAACCGTGGAGAAATTGCCTTGCGCATTATTCGTACTGCAAAAGAAATGGGTGTAAAAACGGTTGCTGTGTATTCAACTGCCGATAAAGAAAGTTTACCCGTGCGATTTGCTGATGAAGCGGTGTGTATCGGACCACCTCCCAGTAAGGATAGTTATTTAAGCATTCCAAACATTATGGCTGCTGCTGAAATTACAAACGCTGATGCCATTCATCCCGGCTATGGGTTTTTAAGTGAGAATCAGGGATTTGCTGAAATATGTAAGCAATACGGTATAAAATTTATTGGTCCACAACCGGAACATATTCAAGTGATGGGCGATAAGATTACTGCTAAGGAAACCATGCGCAAAGCAGGTGTTCCTGTAGTTCCCGGAAGTGCAGGTTTGTTGGACAGTGTAAGTGATGCAAAAAAACAAGCAAAAAAAATCGGGTATCCTGTAATATTAAAAGCAACTGCTGGTGGTGGTGGAAAAGGAATGCGCATTGTTTGGAAAGAGAGTGAAATAGAAAATGCATACGCATCTGCAAGTGCTGAATCAAAAGCTTCTTTCAGCAATGATGCGTTGTACATGGAGAAATTTGTGGAAGAACCCCGACATATTGAAATACAAGTGGCCGGTGATCAATTTGGAAATGCTTGCCATCTCAGTGAAAGAGATTGTTCTATACAACGCAGACATCAAAAATTAGTAGAGGAAAGCCCTTCACCATTTGTGGATGAAGCAATGCGAGAACAAATGGGAGATATTGCAGTGAGAGCAGCAGAAAGTATTCAGTATGAAGGCGTAGGTACTATTGAATTTTTAGTGGATAAGCACCGCAATTTCTACTTCATGGAAATGAATACTCGTATTCAAGTGGAACATCCGGTTACGGAAGAAGTAGTGGATTACGATCTTATTAAAGAGCAAATAAAAATTGCCGCCGGTGAAAAAATATCTGGTAAAAATTATTATCCATTATTGCATGCAATGGAGTGCAGAATAAATGCTGAAGATCCTTCAAAAGGTTTTATGCCTTGTCCGGGAAAAATTATAAATTTTCATTCTCCTAAAGGTCATGGTGTGCGAGTGGATACTGCCGTGTATGCCGGTTATACAATTCCGCCGTATTATGATAGCATGATTGCGAAATTGATTTGCAAAGCGAGAACTCGTGATGAAGTAATTTTAAAAATGCAGCGGGCTTTAGATGAATTTATTGTAGAAGGAATTAAAACAACAATTCCTTTCCATAAAAAATTAATGCGTGATGAAAGATTCAGAGCAGGAAAATTTGATACTTCTTTTCTAAATAATTTTGATTTCAGTGATTTAGGAGATTGA
- a CDS encoding phosphoglycerate dehydrogenase produces MSKVLITDDVHPIMIEEFQSINFEVDYFPSITYDQTEKIIADYSGIIVNTKIRVDKNLIDCGQQLKFIGRVGSGMEHIDITYAKERNIGVFSSPEGNANAVAEHALGMLLCLLNNISRADAEIRNGIWKREENRGVEISGKTIGIIGFGYTGSAFAKKLSGFECNILAFDKYKSGFGNTYVKEVDYNMIIEQSDILSFHLPLNVETKFMMNREMIDLAAKPFYLINTSRGGVIKTSEMIHGLNSGKILGAALDVFENERYYVLNTEEKKVFDTLSSMSNVLMTPHIAGWTFESKVKLTKILMEKIRFFLK; encoded by the coding sequence ATGAGTAAAGTTTTAATTACGGATGATGTGCATCCTATAATGATTGAAGAGTTTCAATCAATAAATTTTGAAGTAGATTATTTTCCAAGCATTACTTATGATCAAACTGAAAAAATAATTGCAGATTATTCAGGTATAATCGTAAATACAAAAATCAGGGTAGATAAAAATCTGATAGATTGCGGACAACAATTAAAATTTATTGGTCGTGTTGGTTCAGGCATGGAGCATATTGATATTACATATGCTAAAGAAAGAAATATAGGAGTATTCAGTTCGCCTGAAGGGAATGCAAATGCAGTGGCTGAACATGCTTTGGGGATGTTGCTTTGTTTATTGAATAATATTAGTAGAGCGGATGCAGAAATAAGAAATGGTATTTGGAAAAGAGAAGAAAACAGAGGTGTAGAAATATCTGGGAAAACTATAGGTATCATAGGTTTTGGCTATACAGGAAGTGCATTTGCAAAAAAACTAAGTGGATTCGAATGTAATATTCTTGCTTTTGATAAATATAAATCTGGTTTTGGGAATACTTATGTAAAGGAAGTGGATTATAATATGATAATTGAGCAATCAGATATTTTAAGTTTTCACTTGCCGCTGAATGTTGAAACTAAATTTATGATGAATAGGGAAATGATTGATTTAGCTGCAAAACCATTTTATCTGATTAATACTTCAAGAGGGGGAGTAATAAAAACTAGTGAAATGATACATGGACTCAACTCAGGAAAGATTTTGGGAGCGGCACTGGATGTGTTTGAAAATGAGAGATATTATGTGTTAAATACTGAAGAAAAAAAAGTATTTGATACGTTATCAAGCATGAGCAACGTGTTGATGACTCCGCATATTGCAGGCTGGACTTTTGAGTCAAAAGTTAAATTAACTAAAATTTTAATGGAGAAAATTCGATTTTTTTTAAAATAA
- a CDS encoding ketoacyl-ACP synthase III, translating into MNKPNAAITGVHGWVPEYRLTNQELEKLVDTTDEWIMTRTGIKERRILKGEGLATSDMVVEAVKGLLEKTGNTVKDIDMLIVATTTPDMTFPATANIACDKLGTNHILSFDISAACSGFLFALTTGSKFIETGTYKKVVVVGADKMSSIIDYSDRATCVIFGDGAGAVLLEPNYDEFGVVDSVLKSDGSGRFFLHQKAGGSLKPATYETVDNNEHKVYQEGKTVFKFAVKNMADVAEEIMRRNNLTSEDIAFLVPHQANKRIIDATAERMGIPQEKVMINIEKYGNTTAGTLPICLWEWENKLNKGDNIILAAFGGGFTWGATYIKWAYNSKK; encoded by the coding sequence ATGAATAAACCAAACGCAGCCATTACCGGCGTGCATGGCTGGGTTCCTGAATACCGGCTCACCAACCAGGAATTAGAAAAACTGGTGGATACTACGGATGAGTGGATCATGACCCGTACGGGAATTAAAGAAAGACGCATTCTTAAAGGTGAAGGCTTAGCCACATCGGATATGGTGGTGGAAGCCGTTAAAGGTTTGCTTGAAAAAACTGGCAATACTGTCAAGGATATTGATATGCTGATTGTGGCTACCACCACTCCCGACATGACCTTTCCTGCTACTGCGAATATTGCCTGCGACAAACTGGGAACAAATCATATTTTAAGCTTTGATATTAGCGCTGCATGTAGCGGATTTTTATTTGCATTGACTACGGGTTCAAAATTTATTGAGACCGGAACCTACAAAAAAGTAGTTGTTGTTGGCGCAGATAAAATGAGCTCTATCATTGATTATTCCGATCGTGCTACATGTGTAATATTTGGTGATGGTGCCGGGGCAGTGTTATTGGAACCTAATTATGATGAATTCGGAGTTGTTGATTCAGTTTTAAAATCTGATGGCTCTGGAAGATTTTTCCTACACCAAAAAGCAGGTGGTTCATTGAAACCGGCTACTTATGAAACGGTTGACAACAACGAACATAAAGTATATCAGGAAGGCAAAACTGTTTTCAAATTTGCCGTGAAAAATATGGCTGATGTGGCGGAGGAAATAATGCGGCGCAACAACTTAACCAGTGAGGATATTGCTTTTCTTGTTCCCCATCAGGCAAATAAACGTATTATTGATGCAACCGCTGAGCGCATGGGTATTCCGCAGGAAAAAGTAATGATTAATATCGAAAAATATGGCAATACTACAGCAGGTACTTTGCCTATATGTTTGTGGGAATGGGAGAATAAATTAAATAAAGGTGATAATATAATTCTTGCCGCTTTTGGTGGCGGATTTACATGGGGCGCCACTTATATTAAGTGGGCATACAATTCAAAGAAATAA
- a CDS encoding DUF177 domain-containing protein: MKDLREYRIPFIGLKNGLHHFNYEVDDSFFSHFPASQISEAKIFVDLRFDKKDRLFILNFDISGSVKSVCDLCGQDFILPIHGTHTQYIKMGEEPVEITIGNEDVVWISEGESILDVSELLYEFIHLSLPMQKIHPDKPDGNPGCDPEILKLLQNSKAEADHTDPRWAALKHIQKD, from the coding sequence GTGAAGGATCTGAGGGAATATCGCATACCTTTTATAGGGTTGAAAAATGGACTGCATCACTTTAATTATGAGGTAGATGATTCTTTTTTTTCTCATTTCCCTGCGAGCCAGATAAGTGAAGCGAAGATATTTGTGGATCTTAGATTTGATAAAAAAGATAGATTGTTCATTCTCAACTTTGATATTTCAGGCTCTGTAAAAAGTGTTTGTGATTTATGTGGACAGGATTTTATTCTTCCTATTCACGGCACACATACACAATATATTAAGATGGGAGAAGAACCGGTTGAAATAACAATTGGTAATGAGGATGTAGTTTGGATTTCTGAAGGTGAAAGTATTTTAGATGTCTCAGAACTTTTATATGAGTTCATTCATTTAAGTTTGCCGATGCAAAAGATTCATCCTGATAAACCAGATGGCAATCCGGGATGTGATCCTGAGATATTAAAATTATTACAAAACAGTAAAGCGGAAGCGGATCACACAGATCCTCGTTGGGCTGCTTTAAAACATATTCAAAAAGACTAA
- the rpmF gene encoding 50S ribosomal protein L32: protein MPNPKRRHSKTRTRERRTHHKLEMPHVMACPNCGSPVLRHRVCGECGNYRGKVAIDKSNQS, encoded by the coding sequence ATGCCTAATCCTAAACGTCGCCATTCAAAGACAAGGACCAGAGAACGCAGAACACATCATAAGTTGGAAATGCCTCATGTGATGGCTTGCCCTAATTGTGGATCACCTGTATTGCGTCACCGTGTTTGCGGAGAGTGTGGTAATTACCGTGGCAAAGTAGCCATTGATAAAAGCAACCAATCCTAA
- the accB gene encoding acetyl-CoA carboxylase biotin carboxyl carrier protein has translation MDFKQIQELIRLVGKNNISELSIEEENFKIKIKTVGNSPVLMESPTYMQAPPVQAPVQIASPVVESSKDTTTKLSSAEQTESVNEKLIIIKSPIVGTFYRSSGPDKEVFINVGDNVNVGSVLCIIEAMKLFNEIESEYSGTIVKILVDDATPVEYDQPLFLIDTK, from the coding sequence ATGGATTTTAAACAAATACAAGAACTCATTAGATTAGTTGGAAAAAATAATATTTCTGAACTGAGTATTGAAGAAGAAAATTTTAAAATAAAAATTAAAACAGTAGGTAATTCTCCTGTTTTGATGGAATCTCCTACTTATATGCAGGCACCTCCAGTTCAAGCTCCAGTTCAAATTGCATCACCTGTTGTTGAATCATCAAAGGACACTACCACAAAGTTATCCTCAGCAGAACAAACAGAATCTGTAAATGAAAAATTAATTATTATAAAATCACCGATTGTGGGCACATTCTATCGCTCATCTGGTCCGGATAAAGAAGTGTTTATCAATGTGGGTGATAATGTAAATGTGGGAAGCGTACTTTGTATTATTGAAGCGATGAAATTGTTTAATGAAATCGAATCAGAGTATAGCGGCACTATCGTAAAAATATTAGTGGATGATGCCACTCCGGTTGAATATGATCAACCACTTTTTCTAATTGATACCAAATAA